Below is a genomic region from Actinomadura sp. NAK00032.
CTGGGGAACGCAAAGAGGAGGGTCGGAGGCGTAAGCTGCCACGCCACGAACATGGGATCTGACCACCTGTGCAGGACGTTGCCGTGAGCACGTCAGTCATCGAGCCCGGCACGCGTCTCGCCGGCCGCTACCGCCTCGAAGAGCGCATCAGCGATTCCGGTGGATCGTCGCTCTGGAAGGCCATCGACGAGATCCTCGCGCGGGCGGTCGCCGTCCGCACCTTCGATCCCGAGTTCCCCCGGATCGCCGAGGCCGTCACCTCCGCGCGGTCGGCCAGCCGGCTGACCGACCCCCGCTGCACCCAGGTGTTCGATGCCGACGACTCCGGCGAGAGCGCCTACGTCGTCAGCGAGTGGGTGGCCGGCGAGACCCTGGAGGGCATGCTCGGCAAGGCCCCGCTGGAGCCCGGCCGCGCCGCGACCCTGCTGTACGAGGCGGCCGAGGCGGTCGCCGCCGCGCACGCCGCGGGGCTGTCGCACCTCTGCCTCACCCCCCGCGACCTCGTGTGGACGACCGGCGGCACCGTCAAGATCCTCGGCATCGCGACCGACGCCGTGCTGCACGACCGCACCGCCGACGACCCCGCCGCCGAGGACGTCCGCGGCCTCGGCCGGATGCTGTACGCGGCGCTGACCGCGCACTGGCCCGGCGACCCCGACCTCTCCGACCTGCCCGCCGCGCCCGCGACCGACGGGGTGCCGCACGCGCCCCGGCAGGTGCAGGCCGGCATCTCGCACGGCGTCGACGCCATCGTCTGCCGCTGCCTCGGCATCGGCCCCGGCGAGCCGATCGCGGCACCCGCCGACCTGGCCAAGGCGCTGCGCGGCGTCCCGCGCACCCCGCTGCCGCTGTTCGCCGGGCTCGGGCACACCGCGCCGCCGTCCCCGCGTCCCGCGCCCGCGCAGGCCCCGCGCCCCGCGAACCCCTCGCCCGCCGCGACGCAGCCCCACCGGCCCCCCGAGCCGGCCTCGCACGTCCCGCCGCCGCGCGCCCAGCACGCGCCGCCGCCTCCGCCCGCGTCCACCTCCACCCGGACGGCGCCGGCGCACGGGCCCGGCTCGTCCAAACGCCAGGCGAACCGCGCACTGCTCGGCATCGCCGCCGCCGCGCTGACCGTCATCGTCGGCATCGGCGCGTGGGCGCTGACCGGCACCGGCGGCGGCGAGCCCGAAGGCCGCGGCGGTCCCACCGACAACGGCAAGACGAGCGCCCCGCCCACGCCGACCACGGTGAAACTGCAGGCCGTGGGCGCCGAGGGCATCCAGGACTCCAAGCCCGGCCACCCCGACACCTCCCTCGGCAAGGGCGCCGAAACGGTCATCGACGGCAAGCCGAGCGGCTCCTGGGAGACGCAGACGTACAACGACGCCCAGTTCGGCAAGTACTCCAAGGGCATGGGCGTCCTGCTCGACATGGGCAAGCCGGTCAAGGTCTCCAAGGTCAAGATCTACTCGTCCGAGAGCGGCGGGATGCTGCAGGTCAGGGTGGGGGACTCCAAGACCCCCCGCGATCTCAAGCGCATCGGCCAGCAGCCCGCCACCGGCGGTGAGCTGACCATCACCGCGTCCCCCGAGGCCACCGGGCAGTACGTGCTCGTCTGGTTCACCACCCTGCCCACGTCCCTCAAGGGCAGGCTCGGGGAGGTCACCGTCTACGGCGCCGCCGGCTGACCCGTCGCCCGCACTGTGCACAAGGGCTGTGACGTGGAGTTGCTCTTGTCTGTATCGTGCCTGTGAGCAGAATGTCCCCTCGCCCCCAGGAATCTGTGGTGCCAACCCCAGCAGCCGGTCGCGGACGTCCGGCACCGAGCGGGCGTCCCGAACGAGAAAGCGGTCGCTCATGACCTCGGTGAGCATGCATCGGGTCGGTGAGGTGCCCGACAAGGAGCTCCTCGCCCGCCACGCCCAGGGGGACCCGCACGCGTTCGCCGAACTCGTCCACCGGCACCGCGACCGCATGTGGGCGGTCGCCGTCCGCACCCTCGGCGACCCGGAGGAGGCGGCCGACGCGCTGCAGGACGCGTGCCTGTCGGCGTTCCGCGCGGCCGGGCGGTTCCGCGGGGACGCCGCCGTCACGACCTGGCTGCACCGCATCGTGGTGAACGCCTGCCTGGACCGCATCAGGCGCAAGTCCGTCCGGCCGGCGACGCCGATGGGCGACGACGCGACGTTCGACGCCGTCGCGCCGAAGATGCCCGACCCGACCGACGCGCACGGGGTGTCCCTCGACGTCCGCACCGCCCTGGAGCAGCTGCCGTACGAGCAGCGCGCCGCGCTCGTCCTCGTCGACATGATGGGCTACTCCGTCGACGACGCGGCCCAGGTCATGGAGGTTCCGCCCGGAACGATCAAGAGCCGGTGCGCGCGCGGGCGCGCCCGGCTCGCGCCCCTTCTCACCCACCACCGGAACCGACGGGATCGCAAAAACGTCGGAGGTGTGGAAGGAGGTGGCATGCCCAAGTGAACCCCGCACACTATGACTACGAGGTCCTCGCCGACCTGGCCGAGGGATTGCTCGAAGACGACGAAGCCGCCTCCGTCAACGCGCACCTCGACTCCTGCGCCGAATGCCGTGAGCTGTCCGCCGACCTTGCGGACGTCTCCCGGATCCTGGCGGAGGCACCCGTACCGTCCATGCCCGCCGAACTGGCCGAGCGCATCGACACCGCCATCGCCGCGGAGTCCATGCACAGCGCCACCGTGGTGAGCATGGAGCAGCGGCGCGGAAGGCGGCATTGGCGGATACTGTCCGCGGCCGCGGCGGCGGTGATCGTCGTCGGCGGCGGCGCGGTGGTCGGCAATATGGCATTGGACGGCGTGAGCGGCGACCACGGTCAGGCGTCGACTCCCGCGCAGGATAATCCCGACCAATCCGGTTCGGAACACGCGGTGGCCCCGAACGCCGCCCCGGCGGGGGCCTTCACGGTCGCCCGCAGCGGCACCGACTACCGTGCCGGAACGCTCGGCGCCCAGGTCGACGGGCTGCTCGCCGACGGGCAGCGGCTCAAGCGCTCGGCGGGCACCCCGTCCGCGCAGCTCAAGGGATGCGTCACGGGCGTCACGCACGGCCAGACGCCCGCCCTCGTCGACAACGCCGAATACGAGGGCGCCCCGGCGATCGTCATCGCCGTGCACGGCGTCGACACCGGCAAATGGAACATCTGGGTGGTCGGCCCGGAATGCTCCGCGCGGAACCAGCACGTCCTGAAGAAGCTGGAGAACGCCTGACGCAGGACCCCGCCGTTCTCGGACCCACCCCCGAGAACGGCCCGACCCATCACGTCCCTACAACCGGCTGACCGCGCCACGCGCGCCGCTCACCTGCATTCGCGGCGCTCCGGGTACTTTCAGCGCACTCGCTGTTGTTCGGGACGCTCCCGGGCCAGCGCAAGACGCTCCCGGCTCAGCGCAGGACGCTCCCGGCTCAGCGCAGGACGCTCCCGGGCCAGCGCAGGACGTTCCCGGCTCAGCTTATTCCTGATGATCGCCGTGCTCGTGTCGTGAGGGCGTGCCGGGGTCAGAGGGAGTCGAGGAAGGCGAGGGCGGTCGTCCAGGCGCGTTCCGCCGAGTCGGCGTCGTAGTCGGGGAGATCGGGGTCGGTGAACAGGTGGCCGGCGCCCCGGTAGCGGAAGACCTCGACGTCCGCGCCCGCCTTGCGCATCCGCAGGTACCAGGCGTTCAGCCAGTCGACGGGCTCCCAGGTGTCCGGGTCGGCGACGTGCAGTTGCGCCGGGACCTCGGTGGACGCGTCCTCCGCGATGTCGGACGTGCCGTGCATCAGCAGCAGCCCGCCGGCGTTCGCGTCGGCGAACGCGAGGTTCTGGGCGATGGACCCGCCGAGCGAGAAGCCCGCGTAGACGAGGCCCCCGTCGCCGATCAGCGGCGCCGCCGCGTGCACGGCGCGGCGCAGCAGCTCGTCCCGGCCGATCTCCTCCTTGATCTCGAACCCCTCCTCGGCGGTGTCGACGACCCGGCCGTCGTACAGGTCGGGGACGTGGACCTCGTGCCCGGCCGCGCGGAGCCGGTCCGCCGCCTGGTGCACCGCCGGGCGCAGCCCGTACATCGAGTGGAGGAGCAGGATGCGTGCCATGCACCACACCCTAGAGGGCACACCACCTGGTAGGACGGCCGGTCATGGTGTCACGGGAATCCCCGGGGCCTAGGATCGGTTGACGCGACTGGCAGGCCGGTTCGTGCGGCACCGTCGGCCAATGAGGAGAGGCGCAGAACAGTGAGCGACGTCCGTAACGTCATCGTCATCGGGTCCGGGCCCGCGGGCTACACGGCCGCCGTCTACGCGGCTCGCGGCGACCTGAAGCCGCTGGTGTTCGAGGGGTCGGTGACGGCCGGCGGCGCGCTGATGAACACCACCGACGTGGAGAACTTCCCCGGCTTCCCCGACGGGATCATGGGGCCGGACCTCATGGACAACCTGCGCAAGCAGGCCGAGCGGTTCGGCGCCGAGCTGATCACCGACGACGTCACCGAGGTCGACCTGAACGCCGACCCCAAGGTCGTGAAGGTCGGCGACGAGACCTACCTGGCGCGGACCGTCATCGTGGCGACCGGGTCGGGGTACCGGGAGCTCGGCCTGCCCGACGAGAAGCGGCTGTCGGGCCGGGGCGTGTCGTGGTGCGCGACCTGTGACGGGTTCTTCTTCCGCGAGCAGGACATCGCGGTGGTCGGCGGCGGCGACACCGCGATGGAGGAGGCGATCTTCCTGACCAAGTTCGCCCGCTCGGTCACCGTCATCCACCGCCGGGGCGAGCTGCGCGCCTCCAAGATCATGCAGGACCGGGCGTTCGCCAACGACAAGATCCGCTTCCAGTGGAACAGCGAGGTCGTGTCGATCCAGGGCGACGACCGGGTCACCGGTGTCACGGTGCGCGACACCAAGACCGGGGCCGAGTCGTCGCTGGAGATCACCGGGCTGTTCATCGCGATCGGGCACGACCCGCGCAGCGAGCTGTTCGCGGGCCAGCTGGAGACCGACACCGACGGCTACCTGCTGGTGGACGCGCCGACCACGCGGACGAAGATCCCCGGCGTGTTCGCCTGCGGCGACGTCGTCGACCACATCTACCGGCAGGCGATCACGGCGGCGGGCACCGGCTGCTCCGCGGCCATCGACGCCGAGCACTGGCTCCAGGACCAGGACGCCGCCGACGCGCAGGCCTGACGCGTCCGACCGGCTTCCCGAGCCGGTCGCACCCGTCCCTTCTACAGACTGATTCGCTCCACGGCGGGTCTTGATCCCACAGGCACGGGCGGCACCGGCTGCGGTCGTCGCGCGAGAACGAAGGAGAACCATGAAAGCCGTGACCGACGCCGACTTCGCGACCGAGGTCCTGAAGAGCGACAAGCCCGTCCTCGTCGACTTCTGGGCCGAGTGGTGCGGCCCGTGCCGGATGGTGTCGCCGATCCTGGAGGAGATCTCCAAGGAGCACGGCGACAAGATCGAGATCGTGAAGATGAACATCGACGAGAACCCGAAGGTGCCGCAGGAGTACGGCATCCTGGCGATTCCGACGATGAGCGTCTTCCAGGGCGGCCAGCCCATCAAGCAGATCACGGGCGCCAAGCCGAAGGCCGCCCTGCTCCGGGACCTCGCCGAGTTCATCTGAGCCGCAGGCTCAGGCACCGGCCGCCTCTCCGCCTCCCGCGGCGAGCGCGCGAACGTGTGGCCCGCACTCCGCCATGGAGTGCGGGCCACACGTGCAAACCGTCTCAGATCGCCTCAGACGGGTCGTAGCGCCCCCTCCGGGGTCATGGAGCCCAGCAGCCGTTCGAGGGCCACCTCGACGTCCTCACGCCACGACAGGGCCGACTTCAGCTCCAGCCTCAGCCGCGGGTACCGGTGATGCGGCCGGACGGTCTTGAACCCGACCGACAGCAGGTAGTCGGCGGGCACCATGCACCCGCCCTCCTCGCCCTTCAGGTCGCCGAACGCCTCGATCGCCTTCACCGCGCGGCGGGTCAGGTCCTTCGCGACGCCCTGGACGAGCATCCGGCCGAGGCCGCCGCCCGCGAACTCCGGCAGGATGTGCGCGGTCATCAGCAGCACGGCGTCCGCGCTGACCGGGCTCGTCGGGAACGCCACCGAGCGCGGCACGTACAGCGGCGGCGCGTACATCACGAACCCCGCCGGGACGTTGTCCACGTACGCGATCTTGCCGCAGCTGCCCCACTCCAGCAGCGTCGAGGAGATCCACGCCTCCTTCTCCAGGCCCGAGTCGCCGCTCTCCAGCGCACGGTCCCGGCTGACCGGATCAAGCTCCCAGAACACGCAGCCGCGACAGCGATGCGGCAGATCGTCGAGATTGTCCAGCGTGATGTTGACGAGACGACGCGACACCGGGTCGGCACCCCCTGCCTCGATCCTCGCCCGCCGGGCCTGGAACCCGTGACGGCGGAACTTCCCGGCAACCAACCGGGACCCGCGGGCATCGTATCGGACAGGAGTTTCCCCAACCCGGCGGCACGCCACACCCGGAGCGGTCCAGCGCGGCCGCCATGGCGTAGTTTGCAGGGAAGTCATCACACCTCGGAGGTGCCTCGTGGAACAGCATTCGCGTACGGACGTCTACGCCGATCGCTACGCCGCCCGCGCCGCCGGGATGGTGCCGTCCGAGATCCGCGCCCTGTTCGCGATGGTCGCACGGCCCGAGATCGTCTCCCTCGCGGGCGGGGCGCCCTACGTGTCCGCGCTGCCCCTCGACGCCGTCGGCGAGATGATCGGCGAACTCGTCGCCGGCAAGGGCGCCGAGGTCCTCCAGTACGGCTCCGCGCAGGGGGACGAGCATCTCCGCGAGCACATCTGCGAGGTCATGTCCCTGGAGGGCGTCCACGCGTCCCCCGACGACGTGGTCGTCACCGTCGGCGCGCAGCAGGCGCTCGACCTCATCACCAAGATCTTCGTGGACCCGGGGGACGTCGTCCTCGCCGAGGCCCCGTCCTATGTCGGCGCGCTCGGCACGTTCGCGTCCTACCAGGCCGACGTCGTGCACGTCCCGCTGGACGAGGGCGGGCTCATCCCGTCCGCGCTCCGCGAGACGCTCGCCTCCCTCCGCGCCGAGGGCCGCAGCGTCAAGTTCCTCTACACCGTCCCGACGTTCCAGAACCCGGCCGGCGTCACGCTCACCACCGCCCGCCGCGCGCAGATCCTGGAGATCTGCGCCGAGTACGACATCCTGGTCGTCGAGGACAACCCGTACGGGCTCCTCGGCTTCGACGGCGACCCCATGCGCGCGCTGCGCGCGGACGACTCCGAGCGCGTCATCTACCTCGGCTCGTTCTCCAAGACGATCGCGTCCGGCCTCCGCGTCGGCTGGGTGCTCGCGCCGCACGCGGTGCGGGCCAAGCTCGTCCTGGCCGCCGAGTCCGCGATCCTGTGCCCGTCGAACTTCTCCCAGCTCGCCGTCCGCGAGTACCTCGCCACGCAGCCGTGGCGGGAGCAGATCAAGGACTTCCGCGAGCTGTACCGGGCGCGCCGTGACGCGATGCTGGAATCCCTTGACCAGTGGATGCCCGAGGGGTGCACCTGGACGCGTCCCGCCGGCGGCTTCTTCGTCTGGCTCACCCTCCCCGAGGGGCTCGACTCCAAGGCGATGGCGCCGCGCGCGATCGCCGAGCGCGTCGCCTACGTCCCCGGCACCGGCTTCTACGCGGACGGCGACGGGCACCGGCACCTGCGGCTGTCGTACTGCTTCCCGGAACCGCACCGGATCCGGGAGGGCGTCCGGCGGCTCGCGACGGTGGTCGAGAAGGAGATCAGCCTCCGCGACACGTTCGGCGGCGCCGTCGGCGGCGGCTCCACGGGCGTCCAGACACCGGGCCCGGACGTCGTCTGAAGGTTTCACGTGAAACGCGCGCCGGGGGCGCCCGGCGCGCACCACACCATCCAAGAGGGGCACCAGCGGTGGAACTCGGGCATGTCGTCGTCCTCGCCGGAGGTCTGTCGTACGAGCGAGAGGTGTCGCTCCGGTCCGGCCGCCGCGTCACCGACGCGCTGCGCGCCCGCGACATCCCGGTCGAACTACGTGACGCCGACGCGACGCTCCTGGACTCGCTGACCGACGACCCGCCGGACATCGTCTTCCCCGTCCTGCACGGCGCCTCGGGGGAGGACGGCTCGATCCGCGACGTCCTCGAACTGGTCGGCGTGCCCTACCTCGGCGCCCGTCCGGACGCCTGCCGTGTCGCCTGGGACAAGCCGACCGCCAAGTCCGTCGTCCGCCGCGCCGGCCTCCGGACCCCCGACTCCGTCGCCCTCCCGAAGGAGGTCTTCCACGACCTCGGCGCGGCGTCCGTCCTCTCCCGCATCGTGGACGCGCTCGGCCTGCCCCTGTTCGTCAAGCCGACCCGCGGCGGCTCCGCGCTCGGCGCCTCCGTGGTCCACGAGCCGTCCGAACTGTCCGCCGCCATGGTCAGCTGCTTCGCCTACGGCGATGCCGCACTCGTCGAGCG
It encodes:
- the sigM gene encoding RNA polymerase sigma factor SigM — encoded protein: MHRVGEVPDKELLARHAQGDPHAFAELVHRHRDRMWAVAVRTLGDPEEAADALQDACLSAFRAAGRFRGDAAVTTWLHRIVVNACLDRIRRKSVRPATPMGDDATFDAVAPKMPDPTDAHGVSLDVRTALEQLPYEQRAALVLVDMMGYSVDDAAQVMEVPPGTIKSRCARGRARLAPLLTHHRNRRDRKNVGGVEGGGMPK
- a CDS encoding GNAT family N-acetyltransferase; its protein translation is MSRRLVNITLDNLDDLPHRCRGCVFWELDPVSRDRALESGDSGLEKEAWISSTLLEWGSCGKIAYVDNVPAGFVMYAPPLYVPRSVAFPTSPVSADAVLLMTAHILPEFAGGGLGRMLVQGVAKDLTRRAVKAIEAFGDLKGEEGGCMVPADYLLSVGFKTVRPHHRYPRLRLELKSALSWREDVEVALERLLGSMTPEGALRPV
- the trxB gene encoding thioredoxin-disulfide reductase, which produces MSDVRNVIVIGSGPAGYTAAVYAARGDLKPLVFEGSVTAGGALMNTTDVENFPGFPDGIMGPDLMDNLRKQAERFGAELITDDVTEVDLNADPKVVKVGDETYLARTVIVATGSGYRELGLPDEKRLSGRGVSWCATCDGFFFREQDIAVVGGGDTAMEEAIFLTKFARSVTVIHRRGELRASKIMQDRAFANDKIRFQWNSEVVSIQGDDRVTGVTVRDTKTGAESSLEITGLFIAIGHDPRSELFAGQLETDTDGYLLVDAPTTRTKIPGVFACGDVVDHIYRQAITAAGTGCSAAIDAEHWLQDQDAADAQA
- a CDS encoding protein kinase family protein, which gives rise to MSTSVIEPGTRLAGRYRLEERISDSGGSSLWKAIDEILARAVAVRTFDPEFPRIAEAVTSARSASRLTDPRCTQVFDADDSGESAYVVSEWVAGETLEGMLGKAPLEPGRAATLLYEAAEAVAAAHAAGLSHLCLTPRDLVWTTGGTVKILGIATDAVLHDRTADDPAAEDVRGLGRMLYAALTAHWPGDPDLSDLPAAPATDGVPHAPRQVQAGISHGVDAIVCRCLGIGPGEPIAAPADLAKALRGVPRTPLPLFAGLGHTAPPSPRPAPAQAPRPANPSPAATQPHRPPEPASHVPPPRAQHAPPPPPASTSTRTAPAHGPGSSKRQANRALLGIAAAALTVIVGIGAWALTGTGGGEPEGRGGPTDNGKTSAPPTPTTVKLQAVGAEGIQDSKPGHPDTSLGKGAETVIDGKPSGSWETQTYNDAQFGKYSKGMGVLLDMGKPVKVSKVKIYSSESGGMLQVRVGDSKTPRDLKRIGQQPATGGELTITASPEATGQYVLVWFTTLPTSLKGRLGEVTVYGAAG
- a CDS encoding D-alanine--D-alanine ligase; the protein is MELGHVVVLAGGLSYEREVSLRSGRRVTDALRARDIPVELRDADATLLDSLTDDPPDIVFPVLHGASGEDGSIRDVLELVGVPYLGARPDACRVAWDKPTAKSVVRRAGLRTPDSVALPKEVFHDLGAASVLSRIVDALGLPLFVKPTRGGSALGASVVHEPSELSAAMVSCFAYGDAALVERYVAGTEVAVSVIEQDGTPNALPAVEIVTPGRLYDYTARYDAGDTEFVTPARLSPDAAARATAAAVTAHRTLGLRDISRTDLIVSPDGEVHFLEVNVAPGMTETSLLPRAVSVAGLDLGEVCESLLQSRLA
- a CDS encoding dienelactone hydrolase family protein, which encodes MARILLLHSMYGLRPAVHQAADRLRAAGHEVHVPDLYDGRVVDTAEEGFEIKEEIGRDELLRRAVHAAAPLIGDGGLVYAGFSLGGSIAQNLAFADANAGGLLLMHGTSDIAEDASTEVPAQLHVADPDTWEPVDWLNAWYLRMRKAGADVEVFRYRGAGHLFTDPDLPDYDADSAERAWTTALAFLDSL
- a CDS encoding PLP-dependent aminotransferase family protein; the protein is MEQHSRTDVYADRYAARAAGMVPSEIRALFAMVARPEIVSLAGGAPYVSALPLDAVGEMIGELVAGKGAEVLQYGSAQGDEHLREHICEVMSLEGVHASPDDVVVTVGAQQALDLITKIFVDPGDVVLAEAPSYVGALGTFASYQADVVHVPLDEGGLIPSALRETLASLRAEGRSVKFLYTVPTFQNPAGVTLTTARRAQILEICAEYDILVVEDNPYGLLGFDGDPMRALRADDSERVIYLGSFSKTIASGLRVGWVLAPHAVRAKLVLAAESAILCPSNFSQLAVREYLATQPWREQIKDFRELYRARRDAMLESLDQWMPEGCTWTRPAGGFFVWLTLPEGLDSKAMAPRAIAERVAYVPGTGFYADGDGHRHLRLSYCFPEPHRIREGVRRLATVVEKEISLRDTFGGAVGGGSTGVQTPGPDVV
- the trxA gene encoding thioredoxin: MKAVTDADFATEVLKSDKPVLVDFWAEWCGPCRMVSPILEEISKEHGDKIEIVKMNIDENPKVPQEYGILAIPTMSVFQGGQPIKQITGAKPKAALLRDLAEFI
- a CDS encoding anti-sigma factor, giving the protein MNPAHYDYEVLADLAEGLLEDDEAASVNAHLDSCAECRELSADLADVSRILAEAPVPSMPAELAERIDTAIAAESMHSATVVSMEQRRGRRHWRILSAAAAAVIVVGGGAVVGNMALDGVSGDHGQASTPAQDNPDQSGSEHAVAPNAAPAGAFTVARSGTDYRAGTLGAQVDGLLADGQRLKRSAGTPSAQLKGCVTGVTHGQTPALVDNAEYEGAPAIVIAVHGVDTGKWNIWVVGPECSARNQHVLKKLENA